One window from the genome of Hemitrygon akajei chromosome 4, sHemAka1.3, whole genome shotgun sequence encodes:
- the nansa gene encoding N-acetylneuraminic acid synthase a, with protein sequence MPLEFELCPGRPIGGSHPCFIIAEIGQNHQGDIEIAKKMIRMAKECGADCAKFQKSELEYKFNKAALERPYTSKHSWGATYGDHKRHLEFSHEQYRELSKFAQEIGIFFTASGMDEMAVEFLHELNVPFLKVGSSDTSNFPYLEKAAKKGRPMVISSGMQSMEIMRKVYQTMKTTSTKFCFLQCTSAYPLEPEDVNLRVITEYQKEFPDIPIGYSGHETGIAISIAAVAMGAKIVERHVTLDKNLKGNDHQASLEPDELRELVRSIRTVEKALGSPIKQMLPCEMACHNKLGKSVVAKVNIPAGTVLTMDMMTIKVAVPKGVEPSDIFNLVGKKVTANIGADESITEDVIGKHNS encoded by the exons ATGCCGCTGGAGTTCGAGCTATGTCCGGGGCGCCCCATCGGCGGTTCCCACCCCTGCTTCATCATCGCCGAGATCGGCCAGAACCACCAGGGCGACATAGAGATCGCCAAGAAGATGATCCGCATGGCCAAG GAATGTGGGGCAGATTGTGCTAAGTTCCAAAAGAGTGAGCTGGAGTATAAATTTAACAAGGCAGCTTTGGAGAGACCTTACACATCCAAACACTCCTGGGGTGCCACGTATGGTGATCATAAACGCCACCTGGAGTTCAGTCATGAACAATACAGGGAGCTGTCAAAGTTTGCACAAGAAATTGGTATCTTTTTCACAGCGTCTGGCATGGATGAG ATGGCAGTAGAATTTCTTCACGAACTGAATGTTCCTTTCTTAAAAGTTGGCTCTTCGGACACCAGTAATTTTCCATATTTGGAGAAGGCTGCTAAGAAAG GGCGTCCAATGGTCATCTCCAGTGGGATGCAAAGCATGGAAATAATGAGGAAAGTTTACCAAACCATGAAGACCACCAGCACCAAGTTCTGCTTCCTCCAGTGCACCAGTGCCTATCCGCTGGAACCTGAAGATGTTAACCTGCGTGTTATCACA GAATACCAAAAAGAGTTTCCAGACATTCCTATTGGATACTCAGGGCATGAGACTGGAATAGCTATAAGCATAGCAGCAGTTGCTATGGGAGCCAAAATCGTGGAGCGTCATGTGACCCTGGACAAAAACTTGAAGGGTAATGACCACCAGGCTTCCCTGGAGCCAGATGAGTTGCGAGAACTGGTCCGCTCGATCCGCACGGTGGAGAAGGCGTTGGGCTCTCCCATCAAACAGATGTTGCCCTGTGAGATGGCTTGCCATAACAAG CTGGGGAAGTCGGTTGTAGCCAAGGTGAATATTCCAGCAGGAACAGTCCTGACCATGGACATGATGACTATAAAGGTCGCAGTCCCGAAAGGTGTTGAACCAAGCGACATCTTTAACCTGGTGGGAAAGAAAGTCACAGCAAACATAGGTGCAGATGAATCGATCACTGAGGACGTGATCGGAAAGCACAACTCTTAA